In a single window of the Pontibacter russatus genome:
- a CDS encoding efflux RND transporter periplasmic adaptor subunit yields the protein MKRILYINTLCLLGLLLFPSCNQDAEVAHEAGEEHAEEHTAEHEEEQDPNIAELTEEQYRVAGIGLGKPEMRQLGNTLTVTGELDLPPQNMASVSAPLGGFVKSTDLLEGMHVRKGQLLAKIENADFVMLQQDYLEAKSNLDFLELEHQRQKELSDEQVTSAKTFQQTTAEYRAAKAQVEGLAERLRLIGVNPASLQAGGISRILPIHSPIEGYVTYINANIGQYVNPTDVLFRIADTEHLHVELTVFEKDVAALQKGQLVRYSLPNETVANHRATVYLIGKEISEDRTVQVHAHMEEEDKDLVPGMYVQAQVALEGQQVLALPEAAVVQDNGSDFVFIYMGEEKEGEAVMKQFRMVPVERGVEGGGYVQVALPAELDTAAANFVTKGAYSLLAKMRNAGEGHHH from the coding sequence ATGAAAAGGATTTTATATATAAACACCCTCTGCCTCCTGGGCCTTCTGCTTTTCCCCTCCTGCAACCAGGATGCGGAAGTGGCGCATGAAGCGGGCGAGGAGCATGCCGAGGAACACACAGCGGAGCACGAAGAGGAGCAAGACCCCAATATCGCAGAGCTGACGGAGGAGCAGTACCGCGTGGCGGGCATTGGCCTGGGCAAACCGGAGATGCGCCAGTTGGGCAATACCCTCACCGTGACCGGCGAACTGGACCTGCCGCCGCAGAACATGGCCTCGGTAAGTGCCCCGCTGGGCGGCTTCGTGAAAAGCACCGACCTGCTGGAAGGCATGCATGTGCGGAAAGGGCAGCTGCTGGCAAAAATCGAAAACGCCGACTTTGTGATGCTGCAGCAGGATTACCTGGAGGCCAAAAGCAACCTGGACTTCCTGGAGTTGGAGCACCAGCGGCAGAAAGAGCTGTCTGATGAGCAGGTTACCTCGGCTAAAACCTTCCAGCAGACGACGGCGGAGTACCGGGCGGCAAAAGCGCAGGTAGAAGGCCTCGCGGAAAGGCTGCGCCTCATCGGTGTCAACCCAGCCTCTTTGCAGGCGGGCGGGATCAGCCGCATTCTTCCCATCCATTCCCCGATTGAAGGCTACGTCACCTACATTAACGCCAACATCGGGCAGTATGTAAACCCGACGGATGTGCTGTTCCGGATAGCCGACACCGAGCACCTGCACGTGGAGCTGACGGTGTTTGAGAAAGACGTGGCGGCCTTGCAGAAGGGGCAGTTGGTGCGTTACTCGCTGCCAAACGAAACAGTGGCAAACCACAGGGCCACCGTCTACCTCATCGGCAAGGAGATAAGCGAAGACCGCACCGTGCAGGTACACGCCCATATGGAGGAAGAGGACAAAGACCTGGTGCCCGGCATGTACGTGCAGGCGCAGGTGGCCCTGGAGGGGCAGCAGGTGCTGGCCCTGCCCGAGGCCGCCGTGGTACAGGACAACGGCAGCGACTTCGTATTTATATATATGGGGGAGGAGAAAGAGGGGGAAGCAGTGATGAAGCAGTTCCGGATGGTGCCGGTGGAGCGGGGCGTGGAGGGCGGTGGCTACGTGCAGGTGGCGCTGCCCGCCGAGCTGGACACCGCCGCTGCCAACTTTGTGACTAAAGGCGCTTATTCCCTGCTTGCCAAAATGCGCAATGCCGGGGAAGGGCATCATCATTAA
- a CDS encoding FUSC family protein — protein sequence MNTQTWTAKRFFTSEYFAEGLRSTLAVLLPVLAFAQLGQLAVGIPVSIGALAASLADVPGPVVHKRNGLLICTVVVFFVSLLTGFALSHVFLMGTMILAGCFFLSMLTVYGNRAAMVGTAGLLVLVLVLGMAPKNVWAFSGLLAAGGIWYLLLSMAFSRLLPFRPAQHALGECIRETAAFLKLKADFYSPSTSLDENYRNVIKQQTVVSDKQDAVRELLLRGRAQDREAADRTSVLVLTFVDVVDLYEQMAAIQYDYATMRRAFGQSGILEHIGNVVRLVAEELNEIGWAIQSGSRFRRRQSLPAELAQLERRMKEVAAGGDQNSGAVLEKIYANLQQMLQRIEAIQRYFTSGTPVATAKNDELEYARFVTRQGYDLKLFRENLTPTSTTFRHALRVALACLFGYILTKSIPLGLHSYWVLLTIIVILKPAFSFTKQRNYQRLVGTLIGGVLGVVVLAVVQDKGAQLVLLSLFMLGTFSTQRISYVVSVVLMTPFILIGFDFLGGEGLLIAQERIVDTLLGSAIAFAASYLLFPNWESEKLSDLMQRMLRANSSYLQKLAASVAGAEVGTIEYKLARKEVYVSSANLSAAFRRMVSEPKRKQHDVEGLHSFLVLNHILSSTIAAASSALLARPHLAYPEAYRQPVRQAEAVLQESLLLLRKEKAAPAPEILRPANHSAADMKEEEDVLLLEQLEFIWKISQDICKTTKAIYA from the coding sequence ATGAACACACAAACCTGGACGGCGAAGCGCTTCTTTACGAGCGAGTATTTTGCAGAGGGGCTGCGCTCCACGCTGGCTGTCCTGCTTCCTGTGCTGGCGTTCGCCCAGTTGGGCCAGCTCGCTGTGGGAATCCCCGTGTCAATCGGGGCTTTGGCCGCCAGCCTGGCAGATGTGCCGGGGCCTGTGGTACACAAGCGTAATGGCCTGCTCATATGCACCGTGGTGGTTTTTTTCGTGTCCCTGCTCACCGGATTCGCCCTCTCACACGTTTTCCTGATGGGCACCATGATTCTTGCCGGTTGCTTCTTTCTGTCCATGCTCACCGTATATGGCAACCGTGCTGCCATGGTGGGCACCGCCGGGCTGCTGGTGCTGGTGCTGGTGCTGGGCATGGCCCCCAAAAATGTGTGGGCCTTCAGCGGCCTGCTGGCGGCGGGCGGCATCTGGTACCTGTTGCTGAGCATGGCTTTCTCACGCCTCCTGCCGTTCCGGCCCGCCCAGCACGCGCTAGGGGAGTGCATCCGCGAAACGGCGGCATTCCTGAAACTGAAGGCCGATTTCTACAGCCCCTCCACCAGCCTGGACGAGAACTACCGCAACGTGATTAAACAGCAGACGGTGGTGAGCGACAAGCAGGACGCGGTGCGGGAACTGCTGCTGCGCGGCAGGGCGCAAGACCGGGAGGCGGCAGACCGCACCAGCGTGCTGGTGCTGACGTTTGTGGATGTGGTGGACCTGTATGAGCAGATGGCCGCCATCCAGTACGACTACGCCACCATGCGCCGGGCATTCGGGCAGTCGGGCATACTGGAGCACATTGGCAACGTCGTCAGGCTTGTGGCCGAGGAATTGAATGAAATCGGGTGGGCCATCCAGTCGGGCAGCCGGTTCCGCCGCAGGCAGTCGCTGCCTGCAGAGCTGGCACAGCTGGAACGCCGGATGAAGGAAGTGGCGGCGGGCGGCGACCAGAACAGCGGCGCCGTGCTGGAGAAGATATACGCCAACCTGCAACAGATGCTGCAGCGGATTGAGGCCATCCAGCGCTACTTCACCTCCGGGACCCCGGTTGCCACAGCCAAAAACGACGAACTGGAATATGCCCGCTTTGTCACCAGGCAGGGATATGACCTGAAGCTGTTCCGGGAAAACCTCACCCCCACCTCCACCACCTTCCGGCACGCGCTGCGCGTGGCGCTGGCCTGCCTTTTCGGCTATATACTCACGAAATCCATACCACTGGGGCTCCACAGCTATTGGGTGCTGCTCACTATCATCGTTATCCTGAAGCCCGCTTTCAGTTTCACCAAGCAGCGCAATTACCAGCGCCTTGTGGGCACCCTGATTGGAGGCGTGCTGGGCGTGGTGGTGCTGGCCGTGGTGCAGGACAAGGGCGCGCAGCTCGTGCTGCTGAGCCTTTTCATGCTGGGCACGTTTAGCACACAGCGCATCAGTTACGTGGTGAGCGTTGTCCTGATGACACCTTTTATCCTGATTGGCTTCGACTTTCTGGGGGGTGAGGGCCTGCTGATTGCCCAGGAGCGCATCGTGGACACCCTGCTGGGCTCGGCCATTGCGTTCGCGGCGAGCTACCTGCTGTTCCCAAACTGGGAGTCGGAGAAACTGAGCGACCTCATGCAGCGGATGCTGCGGGCAAACAGCAGCTATCTGCAGAAACTGGCGGCAAGTGTGGCAGGCGCGGAGGTGGGCACGATCGAATACAAACTTGCCCGGAAGGAGGTATATGTCAGTTCGGCCAACCTCTCGGCCGCCTTCCGGCGGATGGTCTCTGAGCCGAAGCGGAAACAGCACGACGTCGAGGGCCTGCACTCCTTTCTGGTGCTGAACCATATCCTGTCTTCCACCATCGCCGCGGCTTCCTCCGCTTTGCTGGCAAGGCCCCACCTGGCGTATCCTGAAGCCTATAGGCAGCCCGTCAGGCAGGCGGAGGCCGTTCTTCAAGAGAGTTTGCTGCTACTCCGGAAAGAGAAAGCTGCGCCCGCGCCGGAAATACTACGTCCGGCCAACCACTCTGCAGCGGATATGAAAGAGGAAGAGGATGTGCTGCTGCTGGAGCAGTTGGAGTTTATATGGAAGATAAGCCAGGACATCTGCAAAACCACGAAGGCTATATATGCCTGA
- the dacB gene encoding D-alanyl-D-alanine carboxypeptidase/D-alanyl-D-alanine endopeptidase, producing the protein MRQVTLRLWLFFCCVPGLSPVYAQSVSGKLAAAFKTFRADPQLRNGMAALYVVDARSGEVVFGENETTGLAPASTLKVITSASAYELLGKDFRYKTGFAYHKSATGASLLILPGGDPTLGSWRWSDTKEDAVLARITQAVKNTGIKSFDTVVVDGSCWEAGTIPDGWLWQDIGNYYGAGPAKLNWRENQFDVILKSGKRIGDPVTIVDTQPAVSGYTLRSELASAAAGTGDQAYIYFPLNGATGTIRGTIPVNQSRFSISGAMPDAPGQFVSTLQDALAKAGIKSPATATAAPRIPLSSYTTFHTVTSPPLDSIIYWFNRKSINLYGEALLKTIAYKGERTGATEAGVELIKLYWKQQGIPETELNIVDGSGLSPLNRVTAQAQVSVLQHARKQPWFGGFYASLPVLNGMKMKSGTMHGVKGYSGYHRAKDGKEYIFSFVVNNYNGPAPSLVKKMYKVLDALK; encoded by the coding sequence ATGCGACAAGTAACATTAAGGCTGTGGCTGTTCTTCTGCTGCGTGCCCGGGCTCTCCCCGGTTTACGCGCAAAGTGTTTCGGGGAAGCTGGCCGCAGCCTTCAAAACCTTCCGGGCAGATCCGCAGCTGCGCAACGGCATGGCGGCCTTGTATGTGGTGGATGCCAGATCGGGCGAGGTGGTGTTCGGCGAGAACGAGACAACGGGCCTTGCGCCAGCCTCCACCCTGAAAGTCATCACCAGCGCCAGCGCCTACGAGCTGCTGGGAAAGGATTTCCGGTATAAAACAGGTTTCGCCTACCACAAAAGTGCAACCGGAGCCTCGCTGCTGATACTGCCAGGCGGCGACCCCACCCTCGGCAGCTGGCGCTGGAGCGACACCAAAGAAGACGCGGTATTAGCCCGGATAACGCAGGCAGTTAAAAACACAGGCATCAAATCCTTTGACACGGTGGTGGTGGATGGCAGCTGCTGGGAGGCGGGGACCATTCCGGACGGCTGGCTGTGGCAGGACATCGGGAATTATTACGGGGCCGGGCCTGCCAAACTGAACTGGCGGGAAAACCAGTTCGACGTTATCCTGAAATCCGGCAAAAGGATAGGCGACCCGGTGACGATTGTGGACACGCAACCCGCAGTGAGCGGCTACACGCTGCGCTCGGAACTTGCCTCGGCGGCAGCCGGCACCGGCGACCAAGCCTATATATACTTTCCGCTGAATGGCGCTACCGGCACCATCAGGGGCACCATTCCCGTCAACCAGAGCAGGTTTTCCATCTCAGGCGCCATGCCCGACGCCCCTGGCCAGTTTGTGAGCACGCTGCAGGATGCCCTGGCAAAGGCTGGCATAAAGAGCCCGGCCACGGCAACCGCCGCACCGCGCATCCCGCTTAGCAGCTATACCACTTTCCATACCGTCACCTCGCCCCCGCTGGACAGCATCATCTACTGGTTCAACCGGAAGAGCATCAACCTGTATGGCGAGGCGCTGCTGAAGACCATCGCTTATAAAGGCGAGCGAACAGGCGCAACGGAGGCAGGCGTGGAGCTAATCAAATTGTACTGGAAACAGCAGGGCATCCCTGAAACGGAGCTGAACATCGTGGATGGGTCGGGGCTCTCGCCGCTGAACCGGGTCACGGCGCAGGCACAGGTCAGTGTGCTGCAACACGCCAGGAAGCAGCCCTGGTTCGGCGGGTTCTATGCCTCGCTGCCCGTGCTGAACGGCATGAAAATGAAGAGTGGCACCATGCACGGGGTAAAAGGCTATTCCGGCTATCATCGGGCCAAAGACGGAAAGGAATATATCTTCTCGTTCGTTGTCAACAACTACAACGGCCCGGCGCCCTCCCTGGTGAAAAAAATGTATAAGGTGCTGGATGCGCTTAAATAA
- a CDS encoding CusA/CzcA family heavy metal efflux RND transporter, whose protein sequence is MLDRIIHFSIYNKLIIGIFTLALVIWGSYSLTQLPIDAVPDITNNQVQVITTSPSLAAQEVERLISFPVEQTMATIPDIEEVRSISRFGLSVVTIVFEEDVDIYWARDQVSQRLSEASDKIPPGVGNPEMAPISTGLGEVYQYVVHPKPGYEDQYTAMELRTIQDWIVRRQLLGTPGVAEVNSFGGFLKQYEVALDPDRLKAHDLSIGDVLAALERNNGNTGGAYIDKKPNAYFVRSEGLIESLDEIEKVVVGNTSNGTPVLISDVAEVQFGSANRYGALTDATGEAVGGIVMLLKGENTSQVVERVKERMEQVRKSLPEGVAVETFLDRSELIGRAMDTVTRNLVEGALIVIFVLVLFLGNLRAGLVVASVIPLSMLFAIILMHLFGVSGNLMSLGAIDFGLIVDGAVIIVEATMHHLVLRGGGRLTQAQMNGEVYQSARKIRSAAAFGELIILIVYLPILVLVGIEGKMFRPMALTVSFAILGAFILSLTYVPMMSALVLSKNTVHKQNFSDKMMAFFQRMYNPVIRGALRFKAVVLVAAVALFGLSLVIFSRMGSEFIPTLEEGDFALETRLLTGSSLSESIEKVSLAAKILQEQFPEVEEVISKIGAAEIPTDPMPMESADVTILLKDKEEWTSADTREELADMMTEALEVIPGVTFGVSQPIQLRSNELISGVRQDVGIKIFGEDLQELTRLSAEVGGLVATVEGAEDLYLEQVSGLPQIVVDINRGQIAKFGLDVETVNQAINAAFGGQSAGMVYEGDRRFDLVVRLTQEERQDISDVRQLYVTAPSGVQVPLEQVADIRYRQGPNQIQREDAKRRIIVGFNVRGRDIASVVEEVQQKIDQQVQLPDGYFVTYGGQFENLQEANQRLSVAVPAALALIFLLLFFTFGSVRHALLIFTAIPLSAIGGVLALWLRDMPFSISAGVGFIALFGVAVLNGIVLIAEFNRQRKEGGIQNLREVVLNGTAVRLRPVLMTATVASLGFLPMALSSSAGAEVQKPLATVVIGGLVTATMLTLVVLPVLYLLVESYYLKRKQKQTGGFSAASFLFMIATTALAFSSTQQALAQQPVKVYTLEEAVSAALHQNPAVEAARLSVKRSEALKGTTWDIDKTQLQYSTGKLESGIYDNEASVVQSLAFPTVYAKQAKLAEALADVSRINLSQQEREIVRDIRLNYFGLVYALSRIQLLTYQDSLYTQFLRAAEVRLRTGETNLLEKVTAETQLSEVRNSAFQAAADGAVFQERLQALLATDSIVATADTALSRLPLPYITEEMVEQNPQLRLAQQQVAVRQAETELERAKLLPDLRLGYTNRTIGDHADTRIFGMEPAHEVMFGVAIPLWYKPYKKSIAAARLQTEIAQQELQNAENELAAEAAAALQQALKLQSSLDYYESTALPQAQLIIDHATKAYRVGEINYQNYILSLNRALGIRANYLEALFGYDKAVISLQFMLDNQL, encoded by the coding sequence GTGTTAGACCGGATTATTCATTTCTCTATCTATAACAAGCTCATCATCGGCATTTTCACGTTGGCGCTTGTTATCTGGGGCAGCTATTCCCTCACGCAGCTGCCCATCGACGCCGTGCCCGATATCACAAACAACCAGGTACAGGTCATCACCACCAGCCCCTCGCTTGCCGCGCAGGAAGTGGAGCGGCTCATCAGCTTTCCGGTGGAGCAGACCATGGCCACCATCCCCGACATTGAGGAAGTGCGCTCCATATCCCGCTTCGGCCTCTCGGTAGTCACCATCGTGTTTGAGGAGGACGTGGATATATACTGGGCCCGCGATCAGGTAAGCCAGCGGCTGTCGGAGGCCAGCGACAAGATACCGCCAGGCGTGGGAAACCCGGAAATGGCGCCCATCTCCACGGGCCTCGGGGAGGTGTACCAGTACGTGGTGCACCCGAAGCCGGGCTACGAAGATCAATATACCGCCATGGAACTGCGCACCATCCAGGACTGGATCGTGCGGCGGCAACTGCTCGGCACGCCCGGCGTGGCGGAGGTCAACAGCTTCGGCGGTTTCCTGAAACAGTACGAAGTAGCCCTGGACCCAGACCGGCTGAAGGCGCACGACCTGAGCATCGGGGATGTGCTGGCGGCTCTGGAGCGCAACAACGGGAACACCGGCGGCGCCTATATAGACAAAAAGCCGAACGCCTACTTTGTGCGCAGCGAGGGGCTGATCGAGAGCCTGGACGAGATCGAAAAGGTAGTAGTCGGCAACACCTCCAACGGCACACCCGTGCTCATCTCCGACGTGGCCGAGGTGCAGTTTGGCAGCGCCAACCGCTACGGCGCCCTCACCGACGCGACAGGCGAGGCGGTGGGCGGCATCGTGATGCTGCTCAAAGGCGAGAACACGAGTCAGGTGGTGGAGCGCGTGAAAGAGCGGATGGAGCAGGTAAGAAAATCGCTGCCGGAGGGTGTGGCGGTAGAAACCTTCCTGGACAGGAGCGAGCTGATTGGCCGCGCCATGGACACGGTGACGCGTAACCTGGTGGAAGGGGCGCTGATTGTGATCTTCGTGCTGGTGCTCTTCCTCGGCAACCTGCGCGCGGGTCTGGTGGTGGCCTCCGTCATTCCGCTGTCCATGCTGTTTGCCATCATCCTGATGCACCTTTTCGGCGTTTCCGGCAACCTGATGAGCCTCGGGGCAATCGACTTCGGCCTGATCGTGGACGGGGCCGTGATCATTGTGGAGGCGACGATGCACCACCTCGTGCTGCGGGGCGGCGGCCGGCTCACGCAGGCGCAGATGAACGGGGAGGTGTACCAGTCGGCGCGTAAGATCCGGTCTGCCGCCGCTTTCGGAGAGCTCATCATCCTGATCGTGTACCTGCCCATCCTGGTGCTCGTGGGCATCGAGGGCAAGATGTTCCGGCCCATGGCCCTGACTGTTTCCTTTGCCATTCTGGGCGCCTTTATCCTCTCGCTCACCTACGTGCCCATGATGTCGGCGCTGGTACTGAGCAAAAACACCGTCCACAAGCAGAACTTCTCCGACAAAATGATGGCGTTCTTCCAGCGGATGTACAATCCTGTTATCAGGGGAGCCCTGCGGTTTAAGGCGGTGGTATTGGTTGCGGCGGTAGCGCTGTTTGGCCTGAGTCTGGTGATCTTTAGCCGCATGGGCAGCGAGTTTATCCCTACCTTGGAGGAAGGCGACTTTGCTTTGGAAACCCGGCTGCTGACAGGAAGTTCGTTGTCAGAATCCATCGAGAAAGTATCCCTCGCGGCCAAGATACTACAGGAGCAGTTCCCGGAGGTGGAGGAGGTGATCAGCAAAATCGGTGCGGCTGAGATTCCCACCGACCCGATGCCGATGGAATCCGCTGACGTCACCATCCTGCTGAAAGACAAGGAAGAGTGGACAAGCGCTGACACCCGGGAGGAACTGGCGGATATGATGACGGAGGCGCTGGAGGTCATCCCCGGCGTCACGTTCGGCGTTTCGCAACCCATCCAGTTGCGCTCCAATGAGTTGATTTCCGGGGTGCGCCAGGACGTGGGCATCAAGATTTTCGGTGAGGACCTGCAGGAACTCACCCGGCTGTCAGCAGAGGTGGGCGGGCTGGTGGCTACGGTGGAAGGGGCCGAGGATCTGTACCTGGAGCAGGTGTCGGGCCTGCCGCAAATTGTGGTGGACATCAACCGGGGCCAGATAGCCAAATTCGGGCTGGATGTGGAAACGGTGAACCAGGCCATCAACGCAGCCTTTGGCGGGCAGAGCGCCGGGATGGTATATGAGGGCGATCGCCGCTTCGACCTGGTGGTGCGGCTCACGCAGGAAGAGCGGCAGGATATAAGCGATGTGCGGCAGCTGTACGTGACGGCACCCTCGGGCGTGCAGGTGCCGCTGGAGCAGGTGGCGGACATCCGGTACCGCCAGGGACCCAACCAAATCCAGCGCGAGGACGCTAAGCGCCGCATCATTGTGGGCTTTAACGTGCGGGGCCGCGACATTGCCAGCGTGGTGGAGGAGGTGCAGCAGAAAATAGACCAGCAGGTGCAACTGCCCGACGGTTACTTCGTCACCTATGGCGGCCAGTTCGAAAACCTCCAGGAAGCCAACCAGCGGCTGTCGGTGGCAGTGCCCGCTGCCCTGGCGCTTATCTTCCTGCTGTTGTTCTTCACCTTCGGATCTGTCCGGCACGCGCTGCTCATTTTCACGGCCATTCCGCTGTCAGCCATTGGCGGCGTGCTGGCGCTGTGGCTGCGGGATATGCCTTTCAGCATTTCGGCGGGTGTCGGCTTTATCGCCCTGTTCGGGGTGGCGGTGCTGAATGGCATTGTGCTGATTGCCGAGTTCAACCGGCAACGGAAGGAAGGCGGCATTCAGAACCTGCGGGAGGTGGTGCTGAACGGCACGGCCGTTCGGCTCCGCCCGGTACTCATGACGGCCACGGTGGCCTCGCTGGGCTTCCTGCCGATGGCGCTCTCCAGCTCAGCCGGGGCCGAGGTGCAGAAGCCGCTTGCCACGGTGGTGATTGGCGGGCTGGTGACGGCCACTATGCTCACGCTGGTGGTGCTGCCTGTTTTATATTTACTGGTAGAGAGCTATTATCTGAAAAGAAAGCAAAAGCAAACAGGGGGCTTCTCCGCAGCTTCATTTTTATTTATGATCGCCACCACGGCCCTTGCTTTCAGCAGCACGCAGCAGGCACTGGCGCAGCAGCCCGTAAAGGTTTATACGCTGGAGGAGGCGGTTTCAGCAGCCTTGCATCAGAACCCGGCGGTGGAGGCTGCCAGGCTCAGCGTGAAGCGGAGCGAGGCGCTGAAAGGCACCACCTGGGACATCGACAAAACCCAACTGCAATACTCCACCGGTAAACTGGAATCGGGCATATATGATAACGAAGCCTCCGTGGTGCAGTCGCTGGCTTTCCCGACGGTATATGCCAAACAGGCAAAGCTGGCAGAGGCCCTGGCCGATGTCAGCAGGATTAACCTGAGCCAGCAAGAGCGGGAAATCGTGCGGGACATCAGGCTGAACTACTTCGGGCTGGTATATGCCCTCTCCCGCATCCAACTCCTCACGTACCAGGACAGCTTATATACCCAGTTCCTCCGGGCGGCCGAGGTAAGGCTCCGGACCGGGGAAACAAACCTGCTGGAGAAAGTGACGGCGGAAACGCAACTGTCGGAGGTGCGCAACAGCGCCTTCCAGGCCGCCGCAGACGGAGCAGTGTTTCAGGAGCGGCTGCAGGCCCTGCTGGCCACGGATTCTATTGTCGCCACGGCAGATACGGCGCTTAGCCGCCTGCCTTTGCCATATATAACGGAGGAGATGGTGGAACAAAACCCGCAACTCCGGCTAGCCCAGCAGCAGGTGGCGGTACGGCAGGCCGAAACGGAACTGGAGCGGGCGAAGCTGCTGCCCGACCTGCGGCTGGGCTACACGAACCGGACAATAGGCGACCATGCGGATACTAGAATCTTTGGCATGGAACCGGCGCACGAAGTGATGTTCGGGGTGGCGATTCCGCTTTGGTACAAGCCCTACAAAAAGAGCATCGCGGCGGCCAGGCTACAGACGGAAATCGCGCAGCAGGAGCTGCAAAACGCAGAGAACGAGCTGGCCGCGGAGGCAGCCGCCGCGCTGCAGCAGGCTTTAAAGCTCCAGAGCAGCCTCGATTACTACGAGAGCACTGCCCTGCCCCAGGCGCAGCTCATCATCGACCATGCCACCAAAGCCTACCGGGTAGGGGAAATCAATTACCAGAACTATATCCTGAGCCTCAACCGGGCGCTTGGTATCCGAGCAAATTACCTTGAGGCGCTCTTTGGCTACGACAAAGCCGTCATCAGCCTTCAATTTATGCTGGACAATCAACTTTAA
- a CDS encoding porin family protein: MKKLFIACAFVLGTFTAAQAQATFGVRGGANLSNLSGDLRDEELFENKVSFHAGVTLNFPVVEDFVSIQPELLYSRKGFKTSGDEYTNLLLQTRRREGSVNYNYLDLPVLANVNAGPVYFELGPQLSYLLGVNNETEVYDGNGNLIASSRDEKSKEGLSEFEIGYAAGVGFSAQNGISLGLRYNGAFSDFVKEDVNFEGDLTNARHSVFMLTLGVRFPSAL, translated from the coding sequence ATGAAGAAACTGTTTATCGCCTGCGCCTTTGTGCTCGGTACGTTTACCGCCGCCCAGGCTCAGGCTACTTTCGGTGTCAGGGGAGGCGCCAACTTGTCGAACCTTTCAGGGGATTTGCGGGACGAGGAATTGTTCGAGAACAAAGTCTCCTTCCATGCCGGCGTGACGCTGAACTTCCCGGTGGTAGAGGATTTCGTCTCCATCCAGCCGGAACTGCTCTATTCGCGGAAGGGCTTCAAAACCAGCGGGGATGAGTACACCAACCTGCTGCTGCAGACAAGAAGGAGAGAGGGAAGCGTGAACTACAATTACCTCGACCTGCCCGTTTTGGCCAACGTCAACGCCGGGCCTGTATATTTTGAGCTGGGGCCGCAACTGAGCTACCTGCTCGGTGTGAACAACGAAACAGAGGTGTATGACGGCAACGGGAACCTGATTGCCAGCAGCCGCGACGAGAAGAGCAAAGAAGGATTGTCTGAGTTCGAGATCGGCTACGCGGCTGGTGTTGGCTTCAGCGCCCAAAACGGCATCAGCCTGGGCCTGCGCTACAACGGGGCCTTTTCCGATTTTGTGAAGGAGGACGTGAATTTCGAGGGCGACCTGACGAATGCGCGCCATTCGGTGTTCATGCTGACACTGGGCGTGAGGTTTCCCTCCGCGCTATAG